In one Mycobacterium heckeshornense genomic region, the following are encoded:
- a CDS encoding glycosyltransferase has protein sequence MRFVVASFGSRGDVEPCAAIGRELVRRGHQVRIAVSPNMLGFVESVGLAAVAYGPDSQALLQDESFVRSVTNPISALPDVVERVTQAWMDKSTVLMSLAQGADLLLAGMNEQPVAANVAEYCGIPVAALHFFPPVLPVGALHSRIVKEAEDAHRRALGLAEVSGSSRSLEIQAYDELCLPGLAAGWAEDANWRPFVGALTLELATAADDEVLSWITAGRPPIYFGFGSTPITSPTETVAMISAACTQLGERALICSGANDFSTIPLSDCVKVVDAVNHAVVFPACRAVVHHGGAGTTAAALRAGIPALILWFWLDQPIWAAAVERLKVGCSRQFSTVTLESLVEDLSSVLAPQYITRAGQVADQMTKSAQSVASAADLLEDAARRGRFG, from the coding sequence ATGCGATTTGTGGTGGCGAGTTTTGGAAGTCGCGGCGACGTGGAGCCCTGCGCCGCCATCGGTCGAGAACTGGTACGGCGAGGTCACCAGGTACGCATCGCGGTCTCGCCAAACATGCTTGGCTTCGTCGAGTCGGTCGGGCTTGCTGCAGTCGCCTACGGGCCCGACTCGCAGGCGCTGCTGCAGGACGAGTCGTTCGTCCGCAGTGTTACGAACCCGATCAGCGCACTGCCCGATGTCGTGGAGCGCGTCACCCAAGCCTGGATGGACAAAAGCACGGTGCTAATGTCCCTGGCGCAGGGGGCCGACCTGTTATTGGCGGGCATGAACGAGCAGCCGGTCGCAGCCAACGTCGCCGAGTACTGCGGTATTCCGGTTGCTGCATTGCATTTTTTCCCGCCGGTTTTACCGGTCGGAGCGCTGCATTCGCGCATCGTAAAGGAAGCCGAAGACGCCCACCGCCGCGCACTCGGGTTGGCCGAGGTCAGCGGATCGTCAAGGTCGCTGGAGATCCAGGCTTATGACGAATTGTGCTTGCCGGGCCTGGCTGCAGGATGGGCGGAAGATGCTAACTGGCGGCCGTTTGTCGGGGCGTTGACGCTGGAGTTGGCCACGGCCGCCGACGACGAGGTCTTGTCGTGGATCACCGCGGGCAGACCGCCGATTTACTTCGGTTTCGGCAGCACGCCGATCACATCGCCCACGGAGACCGTCGCCATGATCAGCGCGGCTTGCACGCAGTTAGGTGAGCGCGCATTGATCTGTTCCGGTGCAAACGACTTCAGCACGATACCGTTGTCCGACTGCGTCAAAGTTGTGGACGCGGTAAATCACGCGGTAGTCTTTCCAGCCTGTCGCGCGGTCGTCCACCATGGTGGCGCTGGGACTACGGCTGCGGCTCTACGAGCCGGAATTCCCGCGTTGATCCTGTGGTTTTGGCTTGATCAGCCGATCTGGGCAGCCGCAGTCGAGCGACTAAAAGTCGGTTGCAGCCGCCAGTTTTCGACTGTAACTCTGGAGTCGCTGGTTGAGGATTTAAGCTCGGTGTTGGCTCCGCAATACATCACTCGAGCGGGTCAGGTTGCGGATCAGATGACAAAGTCGGCCCAGAGCGTGGCGAGCGCCGCCGATCTGTTGGAAGACGCTGCACGCCGCGGACGCTTCGGCTGA
- a CDS encoding glycosyltransferase: MKFVLASYGTRGDVEPCAAVGRELLRRGHEVLMAVPHNMLGFVESVGLAAVAFGPDAKLSDEDLIRFSNIPNPISMLCTFVEYATQLWLEMSTTLVSLAQGADLLLTGMGDKQGLAANVAEYYRIPLATLHCYPIAEFPSMPATLSWLDRHITKEVEDAQRRALGLPPAPGPAPPGIDRGPLQIQAYDEICFPERAAQSAQDGERRPFVGALTLELPTDADKEVLSWIAAGTPPIYFGFGSTRVEAFGDKVAMISSACSELGERALIHRGVHGREGIQHSDHVKVVGTLNFAAIFPACRAVVHHGGAGTTAAGLRAGIPTLILWVGHDQPIWADTIERLNVGRAQPISTTTRESLVRELRSILAPRTVRRARNIATFMTNPAESVARSADLLEGAARRERIR, from the coding sequence ATGAAATTTGTGCTGGCAAGCTACGGAACTCGCGGCGATGTCGAGCCCTGCGCCGCTGTGGGTAGAGAACTGCTGCGCCGAGGTCACGAGGTGCTGATGGCGGTGCCGCATAACATGCTTGGCTTCGTCGAGTCGGTGGGGCTTGCTGCCGTTGCCTTCGGCCCAGATGCGAAGCTGAGTGACGAGGATCTCATCCGCTTCTCGAATATCCCGAACCCGATCAGCATGCTGTGCACATTTGTCGAGTATGCGACCCAGCTGTGGCTCGAGATGAGCACGACGTTGGTGAGCCTGGCCCAGGGTGCCGACCTGTTATTGACCGGGATGGGCGACAAGCAAGGGCTCGCAGCCAACGTCGCAGAGTATTACCGCATCCCGCTGGCCACCTTGCACTGCTACCCCATCGCGGAGTTCCCGTCAATGCCGGCCACGCTGTCGTGGCTGGATCGGCACATCACCAAGGAGGTCGAAGACGCCCAACGCCGCGCACTGGGCTTGCCACCGGCCCCCGGGCCGGCGCCGCCGGGGATCGACCGTGGGCCGCTGCAGATCCAGGCCTACGACGAGATCTGTTTTCCGGAGCGTGCGGCCCAATCGGCGCAAGACGGTGAACGGCGACCGTTCGTGGGCGCACTGACGCTCGAGTTGCCGACCGACGCCGACAAGGAGGTGTTGTCCTGGATTGCGGCGGGAACACCGCCGATCTACTTCGGCTTCGGCAGTACCCGGGTTGAGGCTTTCGGCGACAAGGTCGCCATGATCAGCTCGGCGTGCTCGGAATTAGGCGAGCGCGCGCTGATCCACCGCGGCGTCCATGGCCGCGAAGGCATCCAGCACTCCGACCACGTCAAAGTGGTGGGCACCTTGAACTTTGCGGCGATCTTTCCAGCTTGCCGCGCAGTCGTCCATCATGGCGGTGCCGGCACCACGGCCGCGGGCTTGCGCGCCGGGATCCCGACATTGATCCTCTGGGTCGGCCACGATCAGCCGATCTGGGCAGACACGATTGAGCGGTTGAACGTCGGCCGCGCCCAGCCGATTTCAACTACCACCAGGGAATCATTGGTCAGAGAGCTGCGCTCGATCCTTGCCCCACGAACTGTCAGGCGAGCTCGCAACATCGCCACCTTCATGACTAATCCCGCCGAAAGCGTGGCACGCTCAGCCGATCTCCTGGAAGGCGCCGCTCGCCGGGAGCGGATCAGATGA
- a CDS encoding glycosyltransferase, translating into MKFVVAGYGSRGDIEPCAAVGRELMRRGHEVRMAVPSNMFGFVESAGLVPVAYGPDPPALLHDTDSATKPANPIAMLPDVIEHVTQLWVEMGATLMSLADGADLLLAGTNEQALAANIVDYYGIPLAALHCFPMREFVPVLPPPLGWLDSRVTEEAAKAQRRALGLPDATGTLARERGSLEIQAYDEFCFSGLTAEWADVSDRRPFVGALTLELATAADDEVLSWIATGSPPVYFGFGSMRVPSPAETVGMIGEACMQLGERALICSGANDFSSVPHFDHVKVVRAVNHSAIFPVCRAVVHHGGVGTTIAGLRAGVPTLILWIGLDYPIWIWAAAIDRLKVGVARPFSDTTVDSLVANLSCVLAPEYLTRAREVAALMTKPAESAARAADLLENVARLNQLG; encoded by the coding sequence ATGAAATTCGTGGTGGCCGGCTATGGCAGCCGGGGCGATATCGAGCCCTGCGCCGCCGTCGGTCGCGAGCTGATGCGGCGCGGCCACGAGGTTCGGATGGCGGTGCCGTCCAACATGTTCGGGTTCGTCGAGTCGGCCGGTCTGGTGCCGGTCGCCTATGGGCCCGACCCACCGGCGTTGCTCCATGACACGGATTCGGCCACCAAGCCTGCGAACCCGATCGCCATGCTGCCCGACGTCATCGAGCACGTGACACAGCTCTGGGTGGAAATGGGTGCGACGCTGATGTCGCTGGCCGACGGGGCGGACCTGCTGTTGGCGGGCACCAACGAGCAGGCGCTCGCCGCCAACATCGTCGACTATTACGGCATTCCGCTGGCCGCGCTGCACTGCTTCCCGATGCGGGAGTTCGTTCCGGTGTTGCCTCCGCCGCTGGGGTGGCTGGATTCCCGCGTGACGGAGGAAGCGGCAAAAGCCCAACGTCGTGCACTGGGATTGCCAGATGCAACCGGGACTTTGGCCCGAGAGCGTGGATCGCTGGAGATCCAGGCCTACGACGAGTTCTGCTTTTCCGGGCTGACAGCCGAATGGGCGGACGTGTCGGATCGGCGGCCATTCGTGGGCGCGTTGACGCTGGAGTTGGCCACGGCCGCCGACGACGAGGTGTTGTCGTGGATCGCCACGGGGTCACCGCCGGTCTACTTCGGCTTCGGCAGCATGCGCGTCCCTTCGCCTGCAGAAACAGTCGGCATGATAGGCGAGGCTTGCATGCAGTTGGGCGAGCGGGCGTTGATTTGTTCGGGCGCAAATGATTTCAGCAGCGTCCCGCATTTCGACCACGTCAAGGTCGTGCGCGCGGTGAATCATTCGGCCATCTTTCCTGTCTGCCGCGCGGTCGTGCACCACGGGGGTGTCGGCACCACCATCGCGGGCCTGCGGGCCGGAGTTCCCACATTAATTCTCTGGATTGGGCTGGATTACCCAATCTGGATCTGGGCTGCAGCCATTGACCGACTGAAAGTAGGTGTTGCGCGACCGTTTTCGGACACAACTGTGGATTCACTGGTCGCCAATCTGTCCTGCGTCCTTGCTCCGGAATACCTGACGCGAGCCCGTGAGGTTGCCGCATTGATGACCAAGCCCGCCGAAAGTGCCGCCCGCGCTGCTGATCTCCTCGAGAACGTTGCCCGCTTAAACCAGTTGGGCTGA
- the eccCa gene encoding type VII secretion protein EccCa, producing the protein MKQGFARPTPERAPVVKPENIVLPTPLSVPPPEGKPWWLVVVGVLVVGLLVGMVGMTVASGSRLFLGAGAIFPIFMIGGVAMMMFGGRFGGTQQMSRPKLDAMRAQFMLMLDMLRETAQESADSMDANYRWFHPAPTTLAAAVGSARMWERQPDGKDLNFGVVRVGVGMTRPEVTWGEPQNMPTDIELEPVTGKALQEFGRYQSVVYNLPKMVSLLVEPWYSLVGEREQVLGLTRAMICQLAFSHGPDHVQMIIVTSDPDRWDWVKWIPHFGDPRRRDAAGNARMVYTSVREFAGEQAELFAGRGSFTPRHASSSAETPTPHHVIIADIEDPQWEYVISSEGVDGVTFFDLTGSSLWTGVPQRVLRFTDSAGVIETLPRDRDTWMVIDDNAWFFALADQMSEADAEQFAHQMAHWRLAEAYEEIGQRVVQLGARDILSYYGIEDAGEIDFNTLWSGRRDLLSRSRLRIPFGNRADNGELLFLDMKSLDEGGDGPHGVMSGTTGSGKSSLVRTVIESLMLAHPPEELQFVLADLKGGSAVKPFEGVPHVSRIITDLEDDQALMERFLEAMWGEIARRKEICFSAGVDGAKEYNELRARMKARGEDMPPLPMLVVVIDEFYEWFRIMPTAVDVLDSIGRQGRAYWVHLMMASQTIESRAEKLMENMGYRLVLKAQTAGAAQAAGVPNAVNLPSQAGLGYFRKSGDEIIRFQAEYLWRDYRRGSAYDGEEQAPLTHSVDYIRPQLFTTAFAPLEVSVSGPDGQTALPQVVDGEAVNGHRGGDGVDEEEEALRTPKVGTVIIDQLRQIDFEPYRLWHPPLDVPVPIDELVNRFLGRPWQQDYGSAKNLVFPIGIIDRPYKHDQPPWTVDTSGAGANVLILGAGGAGKTTALQTLICAAALTHTPEQVQFYCLAYSGTALTTVAGLPHVGGVSGPTDPYGVRRTVAEVLGLVRDRKRSFLEYDVPSMEVFRRRKFGGEPGGVPDDGFGDVYLVIDNYRALAEENEVLIEQVNQIINQGPSFGVHVVATADRESELRPPVRSGFGSRVELRLAAVEDAKLVRSRFAKDVPPKPGRGMVAVNYVRLDSDPQAGLHTLVARPALGSTPEAVFESDSVAAAVRQVAVGEARPVRRLPARFGLDQLRQVAAADRRQGVGAGGIAWAISELDLQPVYLNFADNAHLMVTGRRECGRTTTLATIMSEIGRIYAPGASTAPPTSRPSAQVWLVDPRRQLLTVLGSDYVEKFAYNLDGVAAMMDDLAAALARREPPPGLSAEELLSRSWWSGPEIFLIIDDIQQLPPGFDSPLHKAAPWVTRAADVGLHVFVTRTFGGWSSAGSDPILRALHQANAPLLVMDADPDEGFIRGKMKGGPLPRGRGLLMAEDTGVFVQVAATDLRR; encoded by the coding sequence GTGAAACAAGGATTCGCACGCCCAACGCCGGAGCGGGCACCGGTCGTCAAGCCGGAGAACATCGTCTTACCCACGCCGCTGAGTGTTCCGCCGCCGGAAGGCAAACCGTGGTGGCTGGTGGTGGTCGGCGTGCTGGTGGTCGGCCTGCTGGTCGGCATGGTGGGCATGACGGTGGCCAGCGGGTCGCGGCTGTTCCTGGGGGCCGGCGCGATTTTTCCGATCTTCATGATCGGCGGTGTCGCAATGATGATGTTCGGCGGCCGCTTCGGGGGCACCCAGCAGATGAGCCGGCCCAAGCTCGACGCGATGCGTGCGCAGTTCATGCTGATGCTCGACATGCTGCGCGAGACCGCCCAGGAGTCGGCCGACAGCATGGACGCCAACTACCGCTGGTTCCACCCGGCGCCGACGACCCTGGCGGCCGCAGTCGGGTCGGCGCGAATGTGGGAGCGCCAGCCCGACGGCAAAGACCTCAACTTCGGGGTGGTGCGGGTCGGAGTCGGTATGACGCGTCCCGAAGTGACCTGGGGAGAGCCCCAGAACATGCCGACCGACATCGAGCTGGAGCCGGTCACCGGTAAGGCGCTGCAGGAGTTCGGCCGGTATCAAAGCGTCGTCTACAACCTGCCCAAGATGGTGTCGCTGCTCGTCGAGCCCTGGTACTCGCTGGTCGGTGAGCGCGAGCAAGTGCTGGGACTGACCCGCGCGATGATCTGCCAGCTGGCGTTTTCGCACGGCCCGGACCACGTCCAGATGATCATCGTCACTTCCGATCCCGACCGGTGGGACTGGGTGAAATGGATTCCCCACTTCGGCGATCCCCGCCGTCGCGACGCGGCCGGCAACGCGCGGATGGTGTACACCTCGGTGCGGGAATTCGCCGGCGAGCAAGCCGAATTATTCGCTGGCCGTGGCTCTTTCACGCCACGTCATGCCAGCTCGTCCGCGGAGACGCCCACCCCGCATCACGTGATCATCGCCGATATCGAAGACCCGCAATGGGAATACGTGATCAGCTCCGAGGGCGTCGACGGCGTGACGTTCTTCGACTTGACCGGCTCATCGTTGTGGACGGGTGTGCCGCAGCGGGTGCTGCGGTTCACCGACAGCGCCGGCGTGATCGAGACGCTGCCCCGTGACCGCGACACCTGGATGGTAATCGACGACAACGCATGGTTTTTCGCGTTAGCCGACCAGATGAGCGAAGCCGACGCCGAACAGTTCGCCCACCAGATGGCGCACTGGCGGCTCGCGGAAGCCTACGAGGAGATCGGTCAGCGGGTAGTCCAGCTGGGTGCACGAGACATCTTGTCCTACTACGGGATTGAAGATGCCGGCGAGATCGACTTCAACACGCTGTGGAGCGGGCGCCGCGACTTGCTCAGCCGTTCACGGCTGCGGATTCCATTCGGCAACCGCGCCGACAACGGCGAACTGCTGTTCTTGGACATGAAGTCGCTTGACGAAGGCGGCGACGGCCCGCACGGCGTGATGTCGGGGACCACCGGCTCGGGTAAGTCGTCACTGGTGCGTACGGTGATCGAGTCGCTGATGCTGGCGCATCCACCCGAGGAGCTGCAGTTCGTCCTGGCCGACCTCAAGGGTGGGTCGGCGGTCAAGCCGTTCGAGGGTGTCCCGCACGTCTCCCGGATCATCACTGACCTCGAGGACGACCAAGCGCTGATGGAGCGCTTCCTGGAGGCCATGTGGGGTGAGATCGCCCGGCGCAAGGAGATTTGCTTTTCCGCCGGTGTCGACGGCGCCAAGGAATACAACGAGCTGCGGGCCAGGATGAAGGCCCGCGGCGAGGACATGCCACCGCTGCCGATGCTGGTGGTCGTCATCGACGAGTTCTACGAATGGTTCCGCATCATGCCGACCGCGGTCGACGTGCTCGACTCGATCGGCCGGCAGGGCCGCGCCTACTGGGTGCACCTGATGATGGCGTCGCAGACCATCGAGAGCCGGGCCGAAAAGCTCATGGAGAACATGGGTTACCGGCTGGTGCTGAAAGCCCAGACCGCGGGGGCGGCGCAGGCGGCCGGTGTGCCGAACGCGGTGAACCTGCCGTCGCAGGCCGGTCTCGGTTATTTCCGCAAGAGCGGCGACGAGATCATCCGGTTCCAGGCCGAATACCTCTGGCGTGACTACCGCCGCGGCTCCGCATACGACGGCGAGGAGCAAGCGCCGCTGACACACAGTGTCGATTACATTCGGCCGCAACTGTTTACCACGGCATTCGCGCCGCTGGAGGTCAGTGTCAGCGGACCCGACGGGCAGACCGCCCTTCCCCAGGTCGTCGACGGCGAAGCGGTCAACGGCCACCGCGGCGGTGACGGCGTTGACGAAGAAGAAGAGGCGCTGCGCACACCCAAAGTCGGTACGGTCATTATCGACCAGCTGCGCCAAATCGACTTCGAACCCTACCGGTTATGGCATCCGCCACTGGATGTGCCGGTACCGATCGACGAGCTGGTTAACCGCTTCCTGGGCCGCCCGTGGCAACAGGACTACGGCAGTGCCAAGAATTTGGTGTTCCCGATCGGGATCATCGACCGGCCGTACAAGCATGACCAGCCGCCGTGGACCGTCGACACGTCGGGTGCCGGTGCGAATGTGCTGATCCTGGGCGCCGGAGGTGCGGGTAAGACGACCGCGCTGCAGACGCTGATTTGCGCGGCCGCGTTGACCCACACGCCCGAGCAGGTTCAGTTCTACTGCCTGGCCTACAGCGGCACCGCGCTGACCACGGTGGCCGGTTTGCCGCATGTCGGCGGGGTTTCCGGCCCCACGGACCCCTACGGTGTTCGCCGCACCGTGGCCGAGGTGCTGGGATTGGTGCGGGACCGCAAACGCAGCTTCCTCGAATACGACGTGCCGTCGATGGAGGTGTTCCGGCGGCGCAAGTTCGGCGGCGAACCCGGCGGCGTGCCCGACGACGGCTTCGGGGATGTGTACCTCGTGATCGACAACTACCGGGCGCTGGCCGAAGAGAACGAGGTCCTGATCGAACAGGTGAACCAGATCATCAACCAGGGTCCGTCGTTCGGGGTGCACGTGGTGGCCACCGCTGACCGCGAATCGGAGTTGCGACCTCCGGTGCGCAGCGGGTTCGGCTCGCGCGTCGAGCTGCGCCTGGCCGCGGTGGAGGACGCCAAGCTGGTACGCTCCCGGTTCGCCAAAGACGTTCCGCCCAAACCGGGTCGCGGCATGGTGGCGGTCAACTACGTGCGCCTCGACAGCGACCCGCAGGCGGGCCTGCATACGCTGGTGGCACGCCCGGCGCTGGGAAGCACGCCCGAGGCGGTGTTCGAGTCCGACAGCGTGGCGGCCGCGGTCCGGCAGGTGGCCGTCGGCGAAGCCCGGCCGGTGCGCAGGCTGCCGGCCCGGTTCGGGCTTGACCAGTTGCGGCAAGTGGCCGCGGCCGATCGGCGCCAGGGGGTCGGCGCAGGCGGAATCGCTTGGGCCATATCCGAATTGGATTTGCAGCCGGTGTATTTAAACTTCGCCGACAACGCGCACCTGATGGTGACGGGCCGGCGCGAGTGCGGGCGGACCACGACGCTGGCAACCATCATGTCCGAAATCGGCCGGATCTATGCGCCGGGAGCCAGCACCGCGCCGCCCACGTCGCGCCCGTCGGCGCAGGTGTGGCTGGTGGATCCGCGCCGTCAGTTGCTGACCGTGCTGGGCTCGGACTACGTGGAGAAGTTCGCCTACAACCTCGACGGCGTGGCCGCGATGATGGACGATCTGGCCGCGGCGCTGGCCCGCCGGGAGCCGCCGCCGGGCCTGTCGGCCGAGGAACTGCTGTCACGGTCGTGGTGGAGTGGGCCGGAGATCTTCTTGATCATCGACGACATCCAGCAGTTGCCGCCCGGCTTCGACTCGCCGCTGCATAAGGCCGCACCGTGGGTGACCCGAGCGGCCGACGTCGGGTTGCACGTGTTCGTCACCCGCACGTTCGGTGGCTGGTCTTCGGCCGGCAGCGACCCGATCCTGCGGGCGCTGCATCAGGCCAACGCGCCGCTTCTGGTGATGGACGCCGATCCCGACGAAGGCTTCATCCGCGGCAAGATGAAGGGCGGCCCGCTGCCCCGTGGCCGGGGGCTGCTCATGGCCGAAGACACCGGCGTGTTCGTCCAGGTGGCCGCCACCGACCTGCGCCGGTAA
- the eccB gene encoding type VII secretion protein EccB, producing MPPEQRGQHRSGYGLGLSTRTQVTGYQFLARRTAMALTRWRVRMEVEPGRRQVLAVVASVSAAGVICLGALLWSFISPSGQMGESPIIADRDSGALYVRVGDTLYPALNLASARLIAGRAENPHKVRSSQIAEQPHGPMVGIPGAPSDISPTSPASSSWLVCDAVTAAQGVGAPASVTVTVIDGTPDLSGRRHVLSGSDAVVLRYGNDTWVIRQGRRSRIDAANRAVLLPLGLTPEQVKQASPMSRALYDALPVGPELAVPKVPDAGKPAGFPGAPAPVGAVLVTPQISGPQQYSVVLPDGVQTISPIVAQILQNAGTPAGSMPVVVAPATLAKMPVVHGLDLSAYPDSPLNVVNMKENPATCWWWEKTAGEERARVQVVSGPTVPIATGDTHKVVSLVKADNTGREADRVYYGPNYANFVVVTGNDPAASTAESLWLLSKSGVRFGVDNSREARTALGLTSTPSPAPWVALRLLAPGPMLSRADALVRHDTLPTDTNPAELAVPK from the coding sequence GTGCCACCTGAACAACGCGGGCAGCACAGGTCGGGGTATGGCCTGGGACTGTCGACCCGAACCCAGGTCACCGGTTATCAATTCTTGGCGCGCCGCACCGCGATGGCGTTGACGCGGTGGCGCGTCCGCATGGAGGTCGAACCCGGCCGCCGTCAAGTATTGGCGGTGGTGGCGTCGGTGTCGGCGGCAGGCGTGATCTGCCTCGGCGCGCTGCTTTGGTCGTTCATCAGCCCGTCGGGTCAGATGGGGGAGTCGCCGATCATCGCGGACCGGGACTCGGGGGCGCTGTATGTCCGGGTCGGCGACACCTTGTATCCAGCGTTGAACCTGGCGTCGGCGCGGCTGATCGCGGGGCGCGCGGAGAACCCACACAAGGTGCGGTCAAGCCAGATCGCCGAGCAACCGCACGGACCGATGGTGGGCATCCCGGGTGCGCCGTCGGACATCTCACCGACCAGTCCGGCGTCGTCGTCGTGGCTGGTGTGTGACGCGGTGACCGCGGCACAGGGTGTGGGGGCGCCGGCGTCGGTGACCGTGACGGTGATCGACGGCACCCCGGATCTGTCCGGCCGCCGGCACGTGCTCAGCGGCTCGGACGCCGTGGTACTGCGTTACGGCAACGACACCTGGGTGATCCGCCAGGGGCGCCGGTCGCGCATCGACGCGGCCAACCGTGCGGTGTTGCTGCCGTTGGGATTGACGCCCGAGCAGGTCAAACAGGCCAGCCCGATGAGCCGGGCGCTCTACGACGCGCTGCCGGTCGGCCCGGAGCTGGCGGTGCCCAAGGTGCCGGACGCCGGCAAGCCGGCAGGCTTCCCCGGCGCCCCGGCGCCGGTAGGTGCTGTGCTTGTCACGCCGCAAATTAGTGGGCCCCAACAGTATTCGGTGGTGTTGCCCGACGGCGTGCAGACCATTTCACCGATCGTGGCCCAGATTCTGCAGAACGCGGGCACCCCGGCGGGCAGCATGCCGGTGGTGGTGGCGCCTGCGACACTGGCGAAAATGCCGGTGGTCCACGGTCTGGACCTGTCGGCGTACCCGGACAGCCCGCTGAACGTGGTGAACATGAAAGAAAACCCGGCCACCTGCTGGTGGTGGGAAAAGACCGCCGGAGAGGAGCGGGCACGCGTCCAAGTGGTCTCGGGCCCGACGGTGCCGATCGCCACCGGCGACACCCACAAGGTGGTGTCGCTGGTCAAGGCCGACAACACCGGCCGAGAAGCCGACCGCGTCTATTACGGGCCGAACTACGCCAATTTCGTCGTCGTCACGGGCAACGATCCCGCGGCGTCGACAGCGGAATCGCTGTGGCTGCTGTCGAAATCCGGGGTGCGCTTCGGCGTGGACAACTCGCGTGAGGCCCGCACCGCGCTGGGGTTGACCTCGACGCCGAGCCCGGCGCCATGGGTGGCACTGCGCCTGCTCGCGCCCGGTCCGATGTTGTCGCGGGCGGACGCGCTGGTGCGCCACGACACTCTTCCGACCGACACCAACCCTGCTGAATTGGCGGTACCGAAGTGA